CAGGAGATCACGCTCGACGCCAAGCTCGCCTCCTAGTCGCCGCCGACGAGCGGCGGGCGCGTCACAGCGCTCGCCGCTCGTGCGACTGTCAGGCAGGCGTGTCCCTGACGGTCGACGACATCTCGGCGCTCTACGAGGCGCACGCACGTGAGCTGCGGGCCACCCTGGTGCGCCGTACGCGCGACCCGGAGCTCGCGCGCGACCTCGTCGCCGAGACGTTCGCCGTCGCGGTCGAGCAGCGCGCGAGGTTCCGCGGGCAGACCCGCCAGGAGCAGGCCGCCTGGTTGCACGGCATCGCGCGCAGCCTCCTGCACACGGCGTGGCGGCGCCGCGCGGCGGAGCGTCGTGCCCTCGCCCGCGTGGGCGTGGAGACGGCCGACCCCGAGTTCGACGACGCCGAGGCCCGAGCCGACCTCGAACGCCGGCGTCCCGCCCTCACCGCCGGGCTGGACGGCCTTGACGCCCGCCAGCGCGAGGCGGTCCAGCTGCGGGTCGTCGACCAGGTCGGCTACCGCGAGATCGCGGCCCGGCAGGGCGTGAGCGAGCAGGTCGTGCGCGCCCGCGTCTCCCGCGGTCTGCGCCGGCTGGCCGCCGTCCTCGCGGTGGGCCTGGCCGGCGTCGGCCTCGGCGTGCCGCTCGTCCTCGGCGACGAGGGTCCCGCCCCGTCCTTCCTCGAGCGCGCCTACGCCGCGGTGAGCGGGCCGGGGGTCGTGCACTGGGAGACCGACCTGCAGTTCTTCGTCGACGGCCGGCGCACGTGGCAGCGCCAGCGCACGGAGGGCTGGCAGGGCGGCGGCGTCACCCGCGTCCGGCAGTTCGAGCGCCACGGGCGGCGCTTCCAGCTCATGGCCGACCGCCGCATCGCCGGGGGCACGCAGCGGGCGTACCTGCCCACCCAGGACGACGTCGTGACGCTGCCTGCCCCGCGCGGCGCGGTCGGCGGGGACGGGCTGCCCACCGGCGATCCGGTGCGCGCCTTCCGCGAGGCCTACCGCGAGGGGCGCCTGCGCCGCGTGGGCCCCGGCCGCTACCGCCTCGCGCTGAGCGGTGGCGTCGCCGCCACCTACACGTTCGACCGCACCACGGCCCGCGTGCGGCGGATCGTCTTCACCACCCCGGGCGGCCGCGGCGCGCAGGGAGCGCCCGCGAGCCGGATCGAGGTCACGGTCACCCGCTACGCGCTGCTGCCCGACTCGGCCGCGGCCCGCCGGGCGCTCGAGCTGCGCGTCCCTCCCAGCGCGGGCCCCGTGCCCATGGACGCCGCCGCGCACTTCGCGGTCCTGCGCACCGGGGCGCGGCCCACCGCCGCCGAGCGCCGCGCCGTGGAGCTCGCAGCGCGGATGCGGCGCCGCACGCCGAACACCATGGCGATCGACGCGTCCGGGGCCCGCCGGGTGGGGCCCGGCCTGCTCCTCGTCCCCGGCCC
The DNA window shown above is from Conexibacter sp. SYSU D00693 and carries:
- a CDS encoding RNA polymerase sigma factor, with the protein product MSLTVDDISALYEAHARELRATLVRRTRDPELARDLVAETFAVAVEQRARFRGQTRQEQAAWLHGIARSLLHTAWRRRAAERRALARVGVETADPEFDDAEARADLERRRPALTAGLDGLDARQREAVQLRVVDQVGYREIAARQGVSEQVVRARVSRGLRRLAAVLAVGLAGVGLGVPLVLGDEGPAPSFLERAYAAVSGPGVVHWETDLQFFVDGRRTWQRQRTEGWQGGGVTRVRQFERHGRRFQLMADRRIAGGTQRAYLPTQDDVVTLPAPRGAVGGDGLPTGDPVRAFREAYREGRLRRVGPGRYRLALSGGVAATYTFDRTTARVRRIVFTTPGGRGAQGAPASRIEVTVTRYALLPDSAAARRALELRVPPSAGPVPMDAAAHFAVLRTGARPTAAERRAVELAARMRRRTPNTMAIDASGARRVGPGLLLVPGPQHVCLWQVDARGSGGTCRTTRNALRRGLSIGSPRTGTAVAVPDDVRAVRGPARARGRRATYAVRGNLARLPRVGGPLTLVR